The genomic segment TTGGCAAAAGCATAAAGGGTTTAATTAAAAGAAGGTATTATTTTGTACAAAGAAACATTTTAACATAGGATAGATAAACTGACAGTCAAATGAGTTTGAGCAGCCATATCTCTACTGTGAACTACAGTACCAGGATGAAAACAATTAGAAACAAATGGAAGAACATTACTGAACAACATGtatacataatacatttttaGCTGCTAAAACGGTAAACTCTAAAGTTCATAGAGTTACAGTTGTTTAATTTAACCATGCAGGCTAATATACGATAATAAGAAGTCACCctgcatcttttttctttttaaattaaaactagtTTAACTGTAAAGTTAACAAAACAATGAATGGATATTGCTCCGACTTGAATCCAGTCTCCCTGGTGGGACCCGTACCTAACAGAGTAACAAAGCTTCGTCATCACTCGTTTCATTTTTCAGCGTTGCTTCCATGCAGGTGTCCGGTATCCGGGCAGTGTGGACAATACCACAGCGCTCACAGGGGCCATCGCGATTACTTGCCCTCACTGCAGGGTTTGTCGTGCTATAAGGCTGTCTGAACCCCTGCCCTTGATCGGAGGCAAGATCGAGAAGGGGTCTGGAGCAGTCATTCACATCAAAGTCTGGCGCTCCTTCAGAAACTGGAATTAGCATTTCGACATCATCGTCTTCTTCTCTTCCATTTACCCCAGTATCAAGCTGTCTCAAAGGGCTCTGGTTCTGACTTACGGAGCTTGACCGCCCTAGTGTGAAACGTACCCAGCGCAGCCCCTGAGTCACACGACTGAGCGCGCTTGTGAGCTGGTGACGTGCTGGACTCACACTTGGTGGATCCACACTTGTCACATCCCGTCCAGGATCTGTGTGACCACCTCGGGTACTCTGAGTTGAGGAGCTTCCACTTGCTCCCACTGTTGCTTCTACAGCTGTTGTGGGAGGGACTTTTTGGGGCAAAGGAGCTGCAACCCCACCAGATGCTCCTGCCGTatctcttctctcattttctgtgtctgtgtcgtCAGACTCTacggaaaacaaacttctgtGAGTATGACTTCTTTCAGGTTCTCTGCTGGTACTCTGACTAGGGACAACCTCATCTCCATCTGCTGAGACCAGAGCCAATGACCCTGAATGGCGTGATcttgcaaaattaaaaatacgaTTCCAGATATTGCTGGATCTTCCTGCCATAGGAAGCCTGATTGAAGTAAATCCAAGCTGAGATCGTACAGCAAGCCTCAGGTTTTCCAAAACAGAAgcctgcaaaaaaagaaaaaaagaaaagaaagaaaaaaaaatcataagacaGCTAACAATTGAGGTATTAAGATGGAAAATACCCTTCTATTAAGAATGCGTTGTGGCTAAAAATTCTATTACTGAGTATCAGGGTCTATGGAGGATGAATTAAATTCTCTCATTGATACAGGTTCACCCTACTCCAGAATCTAACCTGTAACTTGAATCATTATTCACTGTGTTTAAGATTTCCTTGATGCTTCATTTCATATATGCAACTTTAAAATGATACTTGATGTCAATTATAACAGTTATTTTGTTTCAAAACCTCACAGAGTAATCTAATCCTAGAAGTGTATGGaagctggaaaataaaattatttgatacTTCTTTAGCTAGGAAGATAGAAGAATCTCTACCATAATTCACTAAATGACCTAAAGGAGTGTGAAAACTAGGCcttttatctgtttgtttgttttttaaatatacaacAAGTTAGACTTGATTTATAAGGTTAAAACATTCTAAAACACGTGAAAGTTATATTTCACAGTTGGTTCTCAAGGACTTATTGAATCAGTAGATACTGAGGACTGATTTATATTGTCATAAATAAAGGAATATTTGTAATGCAGCACAGGAAACAAAAAGCCAAAGAAATTAATTTGTTTACAGCACTATACAACGGTATCTGAGACATCTGGGTTCCTTCTCAGTCTTAAAGGTTAAGCCTTATTTTCTATCAGCTTAATGTTAAACATAAATTATATCcttattctttgaaaaaaatggtaatttttaattAGTACATATAGGAGGTGACTACATtgtccaactgaaagaaaaatctacTCTCTCTTCTAGATGATTgactttcagttttgttttttttataaaaaaaactaCAGCATTTATAAAAAGTCTTTAAGCGCCATCTAGTGGTTATAAAAAGTAGTAATCAAACTTAGAACAAACAGAGCTTTCATCAATCTGgcatttagtatttaaaatacagtattcCTAAGAAATAATGATGAGTTGATATACTCCCTTTTACATGATACAGTTTCCCTCGGCCAAAATGAATGACTCTTGCCTTTCCCcctcacagaagaaaaaaagaagggaaaagagtaAGATGTGATAGCATACGTTCCCCATCTCTCTTTGTGACTGGTATTGCATTTATTCTTGATTTCCATATAGACCTTTGAACACAATCCCTAGAATATAATTCACAAAAGCTAATAAGCTACTATCACCAGAATATTTCATAGTCTAGCCTTAGTAAACAACAGACTGTCAATAAGAAATCTGAATATCAGCACACATAAATTTACTATACAAATGAGTAAGATTTTCTACCACTTGagaataaaaacaacaaacaaaaaaaaaagttcacaccTCTATGAACTTCGCCATAGACTTGGTCCTCTTCATTTGGCATTCAAGTTCTCAGGCTTTGTGTGAGCACTGTCATTACATTCAGCAGTGAACAGAAGGCTCTCTAGATATCCTCCCCTTTATGCAGCCAGTCACCCATCAAGATCAAGAATGCCTCCTGCACACTTTAAAGCCAACTTTAACAGTGCAGTCTGTCACAGTGAGGCGAAGCTCTCTACTCATTTCAAAGTCTGTTTAATTAAATGATTGCCAGTTTAACATTAGTGTCTACAAGGGGATCTTATGATTGTTCTAGGAATACTTCTATATACTTCTTCAGTTTATGAAGCAGAAGAAAGCATTCCTCAGAAAGGATTTCTATTTTGAATGAAATGGTAATTCAgaaggttatttttctttttaaaaactgctatggaaattttgataatttatttcCAAAAGTTTCAATATAATGAGAATATAATctcattaaatgaataaaatgtagtTTACCACCTGCAAacgtattttattttaaaactgttgaAACAGAATTCCCTCACAGGGGCAAATTATGACCCTAGAGAAACGCTACAGTAGGTAGTGAAGAATGAAACCTTACCCAAAGTGAGGTCTGATCTGTGCCCTTTACTTCTGGGATGAGATCTCAGACCTTGGAAGGTCATCTCTGATAGAAGTGTTGCTGCATGGAGCCCTGGACCAGCCAGACAGTAACACTGTGTTTTAGGCGGAGGCTCTGAGCCACACCAACAGTATGAAGTAGCGTGGGGGCTTTGAGTCAGCAGTATCAGTCAGTCTCTGGAGGAGCCAGAGACCGTGATGTGCAGTTAATCATGCCCGTGTGATGGAGCTCCAATAAAACCTCGGACACTGAGTCTGAGTGAGCTTCCCTAGCTGGCAATGTTCCATGCATACTGTCACACATCTGTGTTGAGAGCAACGTTGGAAGGGTGGTGTTTGATACCCTCCTGAACTCTGTCTTATATGTCTCTTCCTTTGGCTGATTTAATCTGGGTCCTTTCCCAGCAATAAAAGTTATACCTTCTTATACTATGAGTATAATAGCCTTCAATGAGTTCTAGTCCTTCTAGTGAATTACCAAACCTGAGGATGGTTTTAGGAGCCCCTGAACTTATAACTGGTGTTAGAAGTGTAACTGATGTTAGAAATGTAACTGGTGTTAGAAGCGAGGGCTCTTTAGAGTGGATTGTGCTCCCTCTAACTTCACAGTTGGCTAAACTCTAGAAGGTAGCCTTAGGGTTCAGGGGTGGTGGGTGATAGGTGGGAGAGTGGGTGGGTGGAATTAATCATCCTCTGAATTCCTGCCTAAAAAGAAACCTTCCCAGTGGCAGGACTAACAATATATAGACACCACAAGGCAGGTTTTTCCTATGTTGCACACAAAATTCCAACCAGTGGAACTTCTGAATTATTTACCTAGCAAATAACATccagagaaatgttttaaaactacaGATTCTCACAAAGATTTTCTAAGACCTTGTCACAAATAAGGTGACAGACTGTAATCAGAAATCTCATTAACCAAAAAGGAAATGGTCTTCCATTTTGAACAGAATTAAATCACTGGGAAAACAATATTTATCAATTTCTCTTAATTCTAAAACTGGAgacaaattttagaaatgtttctggatgaattttatattttaaatgtataaaccTTTATGACCTTATGAGCCCTGCTACAATTTTAAgcactgaaaaagaaatttaaaaagaaatcactaacaaaaatttaaagaattcagaaaccttagtaaagaatgaattattatttaaagaaaatgatacGAATTTTTAAGCACTGTAAAATCCAGCTGTGAAGTTTTCTCTCAAGTCAGGTGGAAATGTTAACTTCATTTCAACTACTTTCATTTTAATCTAGCATGTTACTAATCTATTACTAGGCATATCAACTTTGGTATTCATTCTTCAATCTTCTAAATATTAAGTTCACGTAGAAAATAAGTTGTCAAACTTTACTTTTGAATTTTAATGCACTAAATTATCCTAAGCAGTAAAATGCTTAAGAATCACATAATGAAATCAGAAGTAAAGAATGAAAAGTATTTGAATTTTGTAGTATTTGTTAAAATACAATGAAACAATTAagagttgatccttgaacaacatgggcttGAACTGCCTGGGTCCACTTACACGTGGATTTTTCTCAACAGTAAACTTAATagacagtactacatgatctgtgGTTGAATTTGTGGACGTAGAGCCTGGACACAGAGAGAGGGCCGAGTTACATGTGGATTCTCACCTGCATGGAGGGTTGGTGCCCCAATCCCCATGTTGTTCAGGAGTCAACTGTATAATTTCAAGTCCTCCAAATATTTAATTCTTGACTTGACTGCAGAAATTCTGACACAGTCAAGGACCTTTACCATTACATGCaagtacagattttattttaagaggTATTGACATAGAAATCATAAATTGTAACATACTTGATTAGGTGAACAAACGGGAAAATCTTCAACTGGTGGAATTAAACCCTGAGCAATCAATTGTCCATAAGAGGGAGGAGCTTCTCTTCTCAACAATTCTGCTTCCACTCTTGACAACTGTGTTTCAAATGATCTTTGCGAGGAAACAGGGAttaaaagggttaaaaaaaaaaaaaaaaagacaagccaaaacaataatttttaaattatcagcaATTAAAACAATCTGAATTTTAATATGTTTGATCAATTGGAAAGCTTAGTCAGCCAACATTGGCAGAATATCTACACGACCCTACACTGAGAACACAAAAATGAAGCAGACAGTCTATCCTCATGGGGTTTCACACTAGGGGCCTGTATCACTAAGTTTTAATAAATCAGACATCCCTGTAAAAGGTAAAGGTACTAAATCTTTAAACCTCTAAGAATATAGGGGGCTTGAGATGTTAGGTGAAAGTTTTGAAAACTCTTAAAAGACACTTTATTCATCAAGTCcaacacatttatttttcagataaggagAAGAGTGGAATGAATTACCACAATTCTTTCTGGAATAACTCATTCTTAAACTCAAGACCTCTCGTCTTCATGTTGCAATGCAGTAAAAAATTTTCTGGCCATTGATACTTACACAAGGAAATGATGCAGCATGGTTATTGAGATACTGTGCATCTATGCTTAGCTGTGTTATAGTTGACGTGACGTTCTTTGTTGTACCTATTATTTATAACTCTCCTGGATCATGGTACCCACAAGAGCCTTCTATGAAGACCTCCCTGCCACCACTTCTCCCAGGACCAGCCTGTTGTCTAGCACATGGAGGACAACTCTCCCTGAAGGCTACCCTTTAACTCTGAACTATTTCTTAACTTAAGTGAGATTTTTGACTTTAATATCACTTTGTTTTATAGCTCTtacaacatttatattttttgtcaTCTAATTCTACCCGTTagttccttcctcccttctaaCTGTAAACTGCTCGGAAGGTAACTCCTTACTCATTTCTCTATTCACTTGTATACTGCTTTGAACATAGTAGGTTCTCAAATATCTGGAATTgttgaattaatatttataaaaatccaGGTTAAATAGCTACAatggagaattacagcctgcaaAACTCCTGTAAAACAGATTAATCTGAAAAACAGGAACATCATGATACAGATTGGCTTTTCTCACCTCATAactcttatgtatttatttatttattagcctTTTGAGTCATAAGCTTTCCACAGTAATTTTATAAATCATAAACATTATGCACCTCTTTCTACAATAATATAACAAAAATACACTGCTAATCACATTAAAATATGTGGTGCAAATATTTGGGCCATGCTTTTATAGTGGACAGCATAAGCACTGTAGTCTTGTCTTAATACTGACCTTCGTTCAAACATCCTCAGAGAATAAAGCTTACAGGTACATCCCAACGCAATGACCAGTAACAGGCCACAGATCAGGCTCCCTATGACGGCTGCAGTTATGACTCGGGTGGGCACAATCACCGGGCAATTCTCCTCATCGCTGCCATCACCGCAATCGTCCTGAGAGTCACACAcccagctttcaaacacacaacGGTTGTTTTTACAATGGAAGTTTCCTGGCTGGCAAAAAAAGCAGTTTTTTTCATCGGAGCCATTTGGGCAATGATTCTGGTAGTTGCAGCGATCAGAACGAGGGTAACAGACACCGTTTCGGGAACATGGAAACTCTTCCTTTTGGCACATGGTACAGTTGACTTCATCCCTTCCATTTGGGCAATGCCAATATCCATCACAACGCTGCTGCTCTGTGTAACACCCCCAGTTCCCCCCACAGGGTATTTCCCACGGCAGACAGAAGCCGTCTACTTGGTAAGTAGCATTAAATCCCCTTGCGGCATTGACCTTATCGGCACAGAAATGTACCCTTATCTGTCCAGAAGAAGACACAACCGTGAGAGGCGCGTGAGAATCAAAAGCAGTTAACACACGCAAAAGCTTGTGTGGATTCTCCTCTAATCCatcatatattttaacataatcaCCGTAACCAGTACCATCAAGTTTAAAGTCAGTGAAGCGCAAGATGACTTTACGATGATCACCAGT from the Camelus bactrianus isolate YW-2024 breed Bactrian camel chromosome 25, ASM4877302v1, whole genome shotgun sequence genome contains:
- the LRP12 gene encoding low-density lipoprotein receptor-related protein 12 isoform X1, which translates into the protein MARRWSTKESPRWRSALVLLFFAGVYGNGALAEHSENVHISGMSTACGETPEQIRAPSGIITSPGWPSEYPDRINCSWFIRANPGEIITISFQDFDIQGSRRCSLDWLTIETYKNIESYRACGSTVPPPYISSQDHVWIRFHSDDSVSRKGFRLAYFSGKSEEPNCACDQFRCGNGKCIPAAWKCNNMDECGDSSDEEVCAKEANPPTSASFQPCAYNQFQCLSRFTKVYTCLPESLKCDGNIDCLDLGDEIDCDVPTCGQWLKYFYGTFNSPNYPDFYPPGSNCTWLIDTGDHRKVILRFTDFKLDGTGYGDYVKIYDGLEENPHKLLRVLTAFDSHAPLTVVSSSGQIRVHFCADKVNAARGFNATYQVDGFCLPWEIPCGGNWGCYTEQQRCDGYWHCPNGRDEVNCTMCQKEEFPCSRNGVCYPRSDRCNYQNHCPNGSDEKNCFFCQPGNFHCKNNRCVFESWVCDSQDDCGDGSDEENCPVIVPTRVITAAVIGSLICGLLLVIALGCTCKLYSLRMFERRSFETQLSRVEAELLRREAPPSYGQLIAQGLIPPVEDFPVCSPNQASVLENLRLAVRSQLGFTSIRLPMAGRSSNIWNRIFNFARSRHSGSLALVSADGDEVVPSQSTSREPERSHTHRSLFSVESDDTDTENERRDTAGASGGVAAPLPQKVPPTTAVEATVGASGSSSTQSTRGGHTDPGRDVTSVDPPSVSPARHQLTSALSRVTQGLRWVRFTLGRSSSVSQNQSPLRQLDTGVNGREEDDDVEMLIPVSEGAPDFDVNDCSRPLLDLASDQGQGFRQPYSTTNPAVRASNRDGPCERCGIVHTARIPDTCMEATLKNETSDDEALLLC
- the LRP12 gene encoding low-density lipoprotein receptor-related protein 12 isoform X2, whose product is MARRWSTKESPRWRSALVLLFFAGVYACGETPEQIRAPSGIITSPGWPSEYPDRINCSWFIRANPGEIITISFQDFDIQGSRRCSLDWLTIETYKNIESYRACGSTVPPPYISSQDHVWIRFHSDDSVSRKGFRLAYFSGKSEEPNCACDQFRCGNGKCIPAAWKCNNMDECGDSSDEEVCAKEANPPTSASFQPCAYNQFQCLSRFTKVYTCLPESLKCDGNIDCLDLGDEIDCDVPTCGQWLKYFYGTFNSPNYPDFYPPGSNCTWLIDTGDHRKVILRFTDFKLDGTGYGDYVKIYDGLEENPHKLLRVLTAFDSHAPLTVVSSSGQIRVHFCADKVNAARGFNATYQVDGFCLPWEIPCGGNWGCYTEQQRCDGYWHCPNGRDEVNCTMCQKEEFPCSRNGVCYPRSDRCNYQNHCPNGSDEKNCFFCQPGNFHCKNNRCVFESWVCDSQDDCGDGSDEENCPVIVPTRVITAAVIGSLICGLLLVIALGCTCKLYSLRMFERRSFETQLSRVEAELLRREAPPSYGQLIAQGLIPPVEDFPVCSPNQASVLENLRLAVRSQLGFTSIRLPMAGRSSNIWNRIFNFARSRHSGSLALVSADGDEVVPSQSTSREPERSHTHRSLFSVESDDTDTENERRDTAGASGGVAAPLPQKVPPTTAVEATVGASGSSSTQSTRGGHTDPGRDVTSVDPPSVSPARHQLTSALSRVTQGLRWVRFTLGRSSSVSQNQSPLRQLDTGVNGREEDDDVEMLIPVSEGAPDFDVNDCSRPLLDLASDQGQGFRQPYSTTNPAVRASNRDGPCERCGIVHTARIPDTCMEATLKNETSDDEALLLC